Proteins encoded in a region of the Polynucleobacter antarcticus genome:
- the lptC gene encoding LPS export ABC transporter periplasmic protein LptC, with translation MHLNAQQIKLGLWRGLLRLMPLLLMGTLTLVTFWLVKKSAPADISTIERVRLHEPDYIIENGILSALNEAGNTKYRVLGKKVIHYDDDASIDIHTPRMRLFTPDKSPVTVKANMGYLDGDLTILDLIDNAEIFRPAQAASAGEPGKPRMLARSTYFKVFINDDVIETNKPVTLEQGLSVMQSNDGGIFNNIDQSMVLSGKVKGRIERVQSGEPQ, from the coding sequence ATGCACTTGAATGCTCAACAAATTAAACTTGGTCTTTGGCGTGGCTTATTACGTCTAATGCCCTTGCTATTAATGGGCACCTTGACGCTAGTCACTTTTTGGTTGGTCAAAAAAAGTGCTCCTGCAGATATTTCAACGATTGAGCGCGTGCGCTTGCATGAGCCTGATTACATTATTGAGAATGGCATCCTTTCAGCTCTGAATGAAGCAGGCAATACTAAATATAGAGTGTTAGGTAAAAAAGTGATTCATTATGATGATGATGCATCCATTGATATTCATACACCACGCATGCGTTTATTTACCCCCGACAAATCCCCTGTCACTGTAAAAGCCAATATGGGTTACCTAGATGGTGATCTGACTATTCTAGATTTAATAGACAACGCTGAAATTTTTCGCCCAGCGCAAGCCGCCTCTGCTGGTGAGCCAGGTAAGCCCCGGATGCTTGCACGCTCTACTTATTTTAAAGTCTTCATTAATGATGATGTCATTGAAACCAATAAGCCGGTCACACTTGAGCAAGGTCTATCAGTCATGCAGTCAAATGATGGTGGCATCTTTAATAATATCGATCAAAGTATGGTGCTATCGGGGAAAGTGAAAGGGCGTATTGAGCGCGTCCAGTCTGGAGAGCCCCAATGA
- the lptB gene encoding LPS export ABC transporter ATP-binding protein, with protein MMDSNSLQNPATLSANALQKRYGSRTVVRDVSVEVKCGEVVGLLGPNGAGKTTSFYMIVGLVPLDGGNIVLDGTDITHLPIHKRARMGLSYLPQEASIFRKLNVAENIQAVLELQVQGGKPLTKAEIAHRLDELLGELQISHLRNNPALSLSGGERRRVEIARALASQPKFILLDEPFAGVDPIAVGEIQRIVRFLRDRQIGVLITDHNVRETLGICDHAYIISEGSVLAAGKPDEIIQNNAVRRVYLGENFRM; from the coding sequence ATGATGGATTCAAATAGCCTGCAAAACCCAGCGACTCTCAGTGCTAATGCCCTCCAAAAGCGCTATGGCTCCCGGACAGTTGTCAGAGACGTTTCAGTCGAAGTGAAATGTGGTGAGGTGGTTGGACTGCTCGGCCCTAATGGCGCAGGCAAAACAACCTCGTTCTACATGATTGTTGGTCTAGTTCCTCTAGATGGTGGCAATATTGTTCTAGACGGTACTGATATTACCCATCTTCCTATTCATAAACGCGCACGAATGGGCTTGTCTTATCTTCCGCAAGAGGCATCGATCTTTAGAAAACTCAACGTTGCTGAAAATATTCAGGCTGTACTAGAGCTCCAGGTGCAAGGTGGCAAGCCCTTAACTAAGGCAGAGATTGCGCATCGCCTTGATGAACTATTAGGCGAGCTTCAAATTAGTCATCTTCGCAATAATCCAGCACTTTCCCTCTCTGGTGGAGAGCGTAGGCGTGTAGAAATTGCGAGGGCGCTGGCATCGCAACCCAAATTTATTTTGCTCGATGAGCCCTTCGCTGGCGTAGATCCCATTGCTGTGGGTGAAATTCAACGGATTGTGCGTTTCTTAAGAGACCGCCAAATTGGCGTGCTCATCACCGACCATAATGTTCGGGAGACTTTGGGTATTTGTGATCATGCCTACATTATTAGCGAGGGCAGTGTTCTTGCGGCAGGTAAGCCAGATGAGATTATTCAAAATAACGCCGTTAGAAGAGTGTATCTAGGCGAAAATTTCCGTATGTAA
- the hpf gene encoding ribosome hibernation-promoting factor, HPF/YfiA family, whose amino-acid sequence MNLKINSRHVEVTPAMRSHLEAGLAKIRKHFDHVIDASAFLIVDNAKEKDLRQSAEITLHLKGKELFAEAHNADLYHAMDAVVDKLERQVVKHKEKIQDHYHEKNFE is encoded by the coding sequence ATGAATTTAAAAATTAATAGCCGTCATGTCGAAGTTACCCCAGCCATGAGAAGCCACCTAGAAGCGGGATTAGCTAAAATTCGTAAGCACTTTGATCATGTTATAGATGCCTCTGCTTTTCTGATTGTGGATAACGCAAAAGAAAAGGATTTACGTCAAAGTGCTGAGATCACCCTCCACCTCAAAGGTAAAGAGCTTTTTGCAGAGGCGCATAATGCCGACCTCTACCATGCTATGGACGCTGTAGTCGATAAACTCGAGCGCCAGGTCGTAAAACATAAAGAAAAAATCCAAGATCACTACCACGAAAAGAATTTTGAATAA
- a CDS encoding PTS sugar transporter subunit IIA: MTALTDLFAIDRIALASSSKNRSEVFEAAGDLFSKQVGLEAEAIVGFLNARENLGSTALGAGVAIPHGRVKGLKHPIAAFITLGQAIEFAAPDGAAVSILIFLLVPEKATQQHLEILSSIAQLLSDPDARQSLASEDNPEKVCQLLQSWVPSA, encoded by the coding sequence ATGACTGCCCTGACCGATCTTTTCGCTATAGACCGTATTGCCTTAGCCAGCTCATCTAAAAACCGATCCGAGGTATTTGAGGCTGCAGGTGATTTATTTTCCAAACAAGTGGGGCTTGAAGCCGAAGCGATTGTTGGTTTCTTAAACGCCCGAGAAAACTTAGGCTCCACTGCCTTAGGGGCTGGCGTTGCGATTCCGCATGGCCGAGTTAAAGGGCTCAAGCACCCCATAGCAGCATTTATTACGCTTGGACAAGCGATTGAGTTTGCAGCCCCTGATGGTGCTGCAGTCTCTATTTTGATTTTTTTATTAGTCCCTGAAAAAGCCACTCAACAACACCTCGAAATTTTATCTTCGATTGCCCAACTATTATCAGATCCAGATGCAAGGCAATCACTGGCATCTGAAGATAATCCAGAAAAAGTCTGCCAACTACTCCAATCCTGGGTTCCTTCGGCATGA
- the rapZ gene encoding RNase adapter RapZ gives MQINLITGISGSGKSVALRAFEDAGYDCVDNLPVTLLESLITTLEGEKSEQVAVAIDARRGQSIAELPKILENLRRKHQVRIVFLNADTNTLVQRFSETRRRHPLSGKNQQSQSATLIEAIDKERELLEPLRTQAHSIDTSNLPAHTLRSWIRDLLQDKPLGLTVIFESFGFKQGLPSEADLVFDVRCLPNPHYDKALRPLSGKDQPVREFLEKIPEVVSMETDIIQFIEKWLPHYIADGRSYLTVAIGCTGGQHRSVYLVSRVSEHFFAQKDLTALQINFLSRDRELDSIPAKVV, from the coding sequence ATGCAAATTAATCTGATTACCGGTATCTCGGGCTCAGGTAAATCAGTTGCACTGAGAGCTTTCGAAGATGCAGGCTATGACTGTGTTGATAACTTACCAGTTACTCTATTAGAAAGTCTGATTACTACACTAGAGGGTGAGAAAAGTGAGCAGGTCGCAGTTGCCATTGATGCACGACGTGGTCAATCGATTGCAGAATTACCAAAAATCCTAGAAAATCTGCGGCGCAAACATCAAGTGCGTATTGTTTTTCTCAACGCCGATACCAACACATTAGTGCAACGTTTTTCAGAAACGCGTAGACGGCACCCACTCTCTGGCAAGAACCAGCAAAGTCAGTCAGCTACGCTCATTGAAGCCATTGATAAAGAGCGAGAACTGTTAGAGCCACTACGTACTCAAGCGCATAGTATTGATACTAGTAATTTACCTGCCCATACCTTGCGCTCATGGATTCGGGATCTTTTACAAGATAAGCCTCTTGGGCTCACAGTCATCTTTGAATCTTTTGGATTTAAACAGGGTCTGCCAAGTGAGGCAGATCTGGTATTTGATGTGCGCTGCCTACCCAACCCGCATTACGATAAAGCTCTACGCCCCCTATCGGGCAAAGATCAGCCCGTCAGAGAATTTCTGGAAAAAATTCCTGAAGTAGTCAGTATGGAAACCGACATTATTCAGTTTATTGAAAAGTGGCTACCCCACTATATTGCTGATGGACGGAGCTACCTCACTGTAGCGATTGGATGTACCGGTGGTCAACACCGCTCGGTATATTTAGTGAGCCGCGTTAGTGAGCATTTTTTTGCCCAAAAAGATTTGACAGCGCTACAGATTAATTTTCTTAGTCGGGACCGCGAACTAGACTCAATCCCTGCAAAAGTAGTTTAA
- the lptA gene encoding lipopolysaccharide transport periplasmic protein LptA — MSLMIVSSPTFLRQLAFATLMLGVCITTNTYAEKADQDKPIILEADKVSVNDVQQIYELDGEVLLTKGSILITGQKGNIKVDPEGYEYVDVQGKPETTASFRQKREGPADEFVQGLGQTVVYNAKTELLTLTGDAHLKRLHNMQLLDQLRGWKIEYDDVKQYYKVHPPINAKAEALPLARAILSPRRKATLEK, encoded by the coding sequence ATGAGCTTGATGATTGTTTCTTCCCCGACATTCCTTCGTCAGTTAGCATTTGCAACTCTGATGTTGGGAGTCTGCATTACAACAAATACCTACGCTGAAAAAGCAGATCAGGATAAGCCGATTATTTTAGAGGCTGATAAAGTCTCAGTTAATGATGTTCAACAGATTTATGAACTCGATGGTGAGGTACTCCTTACTAAAGGAAGTATTTTGATCACCGGTCAAAAAGGGAATATTAAAGTAGATCCTGAAGGCTATGAATATGTTGATGTCCAAGGCAAACCTGAAACTACAGCGAGTTTTAGACAAAAACGGGAAGGGCCTGCAGATGAGTTCGTTCAGGGTTTAGGTCAAACAGTTGTTTACAATGCAAAAACAGAGCTACTTACTCTGACTGGGGATGCTCACTTAAAGCGTCTACATAACATGCAGTTATTAGATCAGTTGCGTGGCTGGAAAATTGAATATGATGATGTGAAGCAGTACTATAAAGTCCATCCACCCATCAATGCTAAAGCTGAAGCACTACCACTAGCTAGAGCCATCCTTTCACCGAGAAGAAAAGCGACACTAGAGAAATAA
- the hprK gene encoding HPr(Ser) kinase/phosphatase, translating to MLLEGLTAQQIFDDNVPDLKLSWIGGLEGADRTFPSEAVKVAAASSDLVGHLNLIHPSRIQIFGGQEVSYHAQLEPKQRQEQINNLISKMPPCVIVADGEIADADLQLFCQRSSTPLFTTPISAAEVIDHLRTYLTKMGAPQITMHGVFMDILGLGVLITGESGLGKSELGLELISRGHGLVADDAVDFSRLGPDYIEGRCPVILRNLLEVRGLGLLDIRTIFGETAVRRKLKLRLIVQLVRRNEGEFERLPLEAQHIDVLGIPIRTVKIQVAAGRNLAVLVEAAVRNTILQLRGIDTLKEFMERQRSQMNKEADSSKSQGRLL from the coding sequence TTGCTCCTTGAGGGACTCACTGCCCAGCAGATCTTTGACGACAATGTTCCCGACCTAAAACTCTCTTGGATTGGCGGATTAGAAGGTGCAGATCGCACCTTTCCTTCAGAGGCAGTTAAGGTAGCAGCAGCAAGTTCTGATTTAGTCGGCCACTTAAACTTGATTCACCCCAGCCGAATTCAGATTTTCGGCGGGCAAGAGGTTTCTTATCATGCCCAACTAGAACCTAAGCAAAGACAAGAGCAAATTAATAATCTGATTTCGAAAATGCCGCCTTGCGTCATTGTGGCTGATGGTGAAATCGCTGATGCGGATTTACAGCTTTTCTGCCAAAGATCCTCTACGCCTTTATTTACAACGCCCATCTCTGCAGCAGAGGTCATTGACCATCTCCGTACCTACCTCACCAAAATGGGTGCTCCACAAATCACTATGCATGGTGTGTTTATGGATATTTTAGGATTAGGCGTTTTAATCACTGGTGAATCAGGTCTGGGGAAAAGTGAATTGGGCTTGGAACTGATTTCTCGGGGACATGGCTTAGTAGCGGATGATGCAGTCGATTTTTCTCGCCTTGGGCCAGATTATATTGAAGGTCGATGCCCAGTAATTTTGCGTAACCTGTTAGAGGTACGTGGATTAGGTTTATTAGACATTCGCACGATTTTTGGTGAAACTGCGGTACGTCGAAAGTTAAAGTTGCGCTTAATTGTGCAACTAGTCCGTCGTAATGAAGGAGAATTCGAGCGCCTACCGCTAGAGGCACAGCATATCGACGTTTTAGGTATTCCCATTAGAACTGTCAAAATTCAAGTAGCTGCAGGTCGTAACTTAGCAGTTTTAGTCGAAGCAGCCGTCCGTAATACTATTTTACAATTACGAGGCATCGATACGCTAAAAGAATTTATGGAACGTCAACGTTCCCAAATGAATAAAGAAGCAGACTCCTCTAAATCGCAAGGTCGTTTACTCTAA
- a CDS encoding KdsC family phosphatase, producing MPSAFTPHNTNPLKQYPQAWERAATIKLLVLDVDGVLTNGQVWMGNDGKESLKAFDIQDGLGIKLLEKIHIPTAIITGRSSNMVLARCEELGIQHVYMGVENKALALDDLLQALNLKPVDCAVMGDDWPDFQMMKYAGLKVCPAQGHEAVKETAHFVTSCSGGNGAVREVCDLILKAQNRYEELLNQARS from the coding sequence ATGCCTAGCGCTTTTACTCCCCACAATACCAATCCACTCAAGCAATATCCCCAAGCCTGGGAACGCGCCGCTACCATCAAACTTTTAGTGCTCGATGTTGATGGTGTTTTGACCAATGGCCAAGTATGGATGGGGAATGACGGTAAAGAATCTTTAAAGGCATTTGATATTCAAGATGGTTTAGGAATAAAGCTTTTAGAAAAGATCCATATTCCAACGGCCATCATTACAGGGCGTAGCTCCAATATGGTGCTAGCGCGCTGCGAAGAGCTCGGCATCCAACATGTATATATGGGTGTAGAAAACAAAGCCTTAGCACTGGATGACTTACTCCAAGCACTTAATTTGAAACCAGTAGATTGCGCAGTGATGGGTGATGATTGGCCAGATTTTCAAATGATGAAATATGCCGGCCTGAAGGTATGCCCTGCACAAGGCCATGAGGCAGTCAAAGAGACTGCTCACTTTGTTACTTCGTGCTCTGGTGGAAATGGTGCAGTACGTGAAGTGTGTGACCTGATTCTGAAAGCGCAAAATCGCTATGAAGAATTACTCAATCAAGCACGTAGCTAG